One Mauremys mutica isolate MM-2020 ecotype Southern chromosome 9, ASM2049712v1, whole genome shotgun sequence DNA segment encodes these proteins:
- the SAG gene encoding S-arrestin isoform X2 has protein sequence MSCAESHKVATPSSISLKNTSPSQSHVVYKKMSRDKAVTIYLGKRDFIDHIDGVEPVDGVLLVDPEIVKGKKVYVTLTCAFRYGQEDIDVMGLTFRKDLFFSRLQLYPPVEKWESLSQLQECLMKKLGNNAYPFVLTFPDYLPCSVSLQPAPHDVGKCCGVDFEVKAFCTENVEERIPKRNFVRLLIRKVQYAPEEPGPQPQAETTWQFFMSSKPLHLRARLSKEVFYHGEPIPVTVTVTNNTEKTVKKIRVLVEQVANVVLYSSDYYTKVVAMEEVQEKVQPNSIITKTLILLPLLANNREKRGIALDGKLKDEDTNLASSTIIKDGIDKTVLGILVAYKVKVKLIVSGEVSTELPFRLMHPKPEEPNIRVPRMKTWYLKSFLVNSCKIWMKMRIRLFLQMMSDLENRLLEDLWCLMVVTNTLGCSFLFVLNCQVLLL, from the exons ATGAGTTGTGCTGAGTCTCATAAGGTGGCTACTCCTTCCTCAATTTCTCTGAAGAACACCAGTCCCTCTCAATCACATGTTGTCTACAAGAAGATGTCCCGTGATAAGGCT GTGACTATCTATCTGGGAAAACGAGACTTCATTGACCACATAGATGGCGTGGAACCTGTAG ATGGTGTCTTGTTAGTGGATCCCGAGATCGTCAAGGGGAAGAAGG TGTATGTGACTCTGACCTGTGCTTTCCGGTATGGCCAAGAAGACATTGATGTGATGGGTCTGACCTTCCGAAAGGATCTTTTTTTCTCTAGGTTACAGTTGTACCCACCAGTGGAAAAATGGGAATCTCTCTCCCAATTGCAGGAATGTCTGATGAAGAAGCTGGGGAACAATGCTTACCCCTTTGTTTTAACA ttTCCAGACTATCTGCCCTGTTCAGTCTCCCTGCAACCAGCCCCTCATGATGTTGGGAAG TGCTGCGGGGTGGACTTTGAGGTGAAAGCTTTCTGTACAGAGAACGTGGAAGAGCGAATTCCCAAAAG GAACTTTGTGCGCCTGTTGATCCGTAAAGTACAGTATGCCCCAGAAGAGCCAGGACCCCAACCTCAAGCTGAGACCACCTGGCAGTTTTTCATGTCCAGCAAGCCACTGCACCTGAGAGCACGTCTGAGTAAAGAG GTGTTTTACCATGGTGAGCCCATTCCTGTCACTGTCACCGTGACCAACAATACAGAGAAAACAGTGAAGAAGATCAGAGTGCTGG TGGAGCAAGTTGCCAATGTGGTTTTGTACTCGAGTGACTATTACACGAAGGTGGTAGCAATGGAGGAGGTGCA GGAGAAAGTGCAGCCAAATAGTATCATCACCAAGACATTGATACTTCTGCCCTTGCTGGCAAATAACCGTGAGAAACGGGGCATAGCACTCGATGGAAAGTTAAAGGATGAAGACACCAACTTGGCTTCCAGTACCAT TATTAAGGATGGGATAGACAAGACAGTGCTGGGGATTCTGGTTGCCTACAAGGTGAAGGTGAAGCTCATTGTCTCAGG TGAAGTCAGCACAGAGCTGCCATTCCGTCTCATGCACCCCAAGCCTGAGGAACCGAACATAAGAG TGCCCAGGATGAAGacctggtatttgaagagttttCTCGTCAACAGCTGCAAGATTTGGATGAAGATGAGAATAAGGCTGTTTCTCCAAATGATGAGTGACTTGGAGAACAGGCTTCTGGAGGACCTGTGGTGTCTGATGGTAGTTACAAACACGTTAGGATgtagttttttgtttgtattaaactgCCAGGTCTTGCTGTTGTAA
- the SAG gene encoding S-arrestin isoform X1 yields the protein MSCAESHKVATPSSISLKNTSPSQSHVVYKKMSRDKAVTIYLGKRDFIDHIDGVEPVDGVLLVDPEIVKGKKVYVTLTCAFRYGQEDIDVMGLTFRKDLFFSRLQLYPPVEKWESLSQLQECLMKKLGNNAYPFVLTFPDYLPCSVSLQPAPHDVGKCCGVDFEVKAFCTENVEERIPKRNFVRLLIRKVQYAPEEPGPQPQAETTWQFFMSSKPLHLRARLSKEVFYHGEPIPVTVTVTNNTEKTVKKIRVLVEQVANVVLYSSDYYTKVVAMEEVQEKVQPNSIITKTLILLPLLANNREKRGIALDGKLKDEDTNLASSTIIKDGIDKTVLGILVAYKVKVKLIVSGMLGDLTSSEVSTELPFRLMHPKPEEPNIRVPRMKTWYLKSFLVNSCKIWMKMRIRLFLQMMSDLENRLLEDLWCLMVVTNTLGCSFLFVLNCQVLLL from the exons ATGAGTTGTGCTGAGTCTCATAAGGTGGCTACTCCTTCCTCAATTTCTCTGAAGAACACCAGTCCCTCTCAATCACATGTTGTCTACAAGAAGATGTCCCGTGATAAGGCT GTGACTATCTATCTGGGAAAACGAGACTTCATTGACCACATAGATGGCGTGGAACCTGTAG ATGGTGTCTTGTTAGTGGATCCCGAGATCGTCAAGGGGAAGAAGG TGTATGTGACTCTGACCTGTGCTTTCCGGTATGGCCAAGAAGACATTGATGTGATGGGTCTGACCTTCCGAAAGGATCTTTTTTTCTCTAGGTTACAGTTGTACCCACCAGTGGAAAAATGGGAATCTCTCTCCCAATTGCAGGAATGTCTGATGAAGAAGCTGGGGAACAATGCTTACCCCTTTGTTTTAACA ttTCCAGACTATCTGCCCTGTTCAGTCTCCCTGCAACCAGCCCCTCATGATGTTGGGAAG TGCTGCGGGGTGGACTTTGAGGTGAAAGCTTTCTGTACAGAGAACGTGGAAGAGCGAATTCCCAAAAG GAACTTTGTGCGCCTGTTGATCCGTAAAGTACAGTATGCCCCAGAAGAGCCAGGACCCCAACCTCAAGCTGAGACCACCTGGCAGTTTTTCATGTCCAGCAAGCCACTGCACCTGAGAGCACGTCTGAGTAAAGAG GTGTTTTACCATGGTGAGCCCATTCCTGTCACTGTCACCGTGACCAACAATACAGAGAAAACAGTGAAGAAGATCAGAGTGCTGG TGGAGCAAGTTGCCAATGTGGTTTTGTACTCGAGTGACTATTACACGAAGGTGGTAGCAATGGAGGAGGTGCA GGAGAAAGTGCAGCCAAATAGTATCATCACCAAGACATTGATACTTCTGCCCTTGCTGGCAAATAACCGTGAGAAACGGGGCATAGCACTCGATGGAAAGTTAAAGGATGAAGACACCAACTTGGCTTCCAGTACCAT TATTAAGGATGGGATAGACAAGACAGTGCTGGGGATTCTGGTTGCCTACAAGGTGAAGGTGAAGCTCATTGTCTCAGG CATGCTGGGAGATCTCACCTCCAG TGAAGTCAGCACAGAGCTGCCATTCCGTCTCATGCACCCCAAGCCTGAGGAACCGAACATAAGAG TGCCCAGGATGAAGacctggtatttgaagagttttCTCGTCAACAGCTGCAAGATTTGGATGAAGATGAGAATAAGGCTGTTTCTCCAAATGATGAGTGACTTGGAGAACAGGCTTCTGGAGGACCTGTGGTGTCTGATGGTAGTTACAAACACGTTAGGATgtagttttttgtttgtattaaactgCCAGGTCTTGCTGTTGTAA
- the SAG gene encoding S-arrestin isoform X3, with product MSCAESHKVATPSSISLKNTSPSQSHVVYKKMSRDKAVTIYLGKRDFIDHIDGVEPVDGVLLVDPEIVKGKKVYVTLTCAFRYGQEDIDVMGLTFRKDLFFSRLQLYPPVEKWESLSQLQECLMKKLGNNAYPFVLTFPDYLPCSVSLQPAPHDVGKCCGVDFEVKAFCTENVEERIPKRNFVRLLIRKVQYAPEEPGPQPQAETTWQFFMSSKPLHLRARLSKEVFYHGEPIPVTVTVTNNTEKTVKKIRVLVEQVANVVLYSSDYYTKVVAMEEVQEKVQPNSIITKTLILLPLLANNREKRGIALDGKLKDEDTNLASSTIIKDGIDKTVLGILVAYKVKVKLIVSGMLGDLTSSEVSTELPFRLMHPKPEEPNIRAEESPPEQGRDLN from the exons ATGAGTTGTGCTGAGTCTCATAAGGTGGCTACTCCTTCCTCAATTTCTCTGAAGAACACCAGTCCCTCTCAATCACATGTTGTCTACAAGAAGATGTCCCGTGATAAGGCT GTGACTATCTATCTGGGAAAACGAGACTTCATTGACCACATAGATGGCGTGGAACCTGTAG ATGGTGTCTTGTTAGTGGATCCCGAGATCGTCAAGGGGAAGAAGG TGTATGTGACTCTGACCTGTGCTTTCCGGTATGGCCAAGAAGACATTGATGTGATGGGTCTGACCTTCCGAAAGGATCTTTTTTTCTCTAGGTTACAGTTGTACCCACCAGTGGAAAAATGGGAATCTCTCTCCCAATTGCAGGAATGTCTGATGAAGAAGCTGGGGAACAATGCTTACCCCTTTGTTTTAACA ttTCCAGACTATCTGCCCTGTTCAGTCTCCCTGCAACCAGCCCCTCATGATGTTGGGAAG TGCTGCGGGGTGGACTTTGAGGTGAAAGCTTTCTGTACAGAGAACGTGGAAGAGCGAATTCCCAAAAG GAACTTTGTGCGCCTGTTGATCCGTAAAGTACAGTATGCCCCAGAAGAGCCAGGACCCCAACCTCAAGCTGAGACCACCTGGCAGTTTTTCATGTCCAGCAAGCCACTGCACCTGAGAGCACGTCTGAGTAAAGAG GTGTTTTACCATGGTGAGCCCATTCCTGTCACTGTCACCGTGACCAACAATACAGAGAAAACAGTGAAGAAGATCAGAGTGCTGG TGGAGCAAGTTGCCAATGTGGTTTTGTACTCGAGTGACTATTACACGAAGGTGGTAGCAATGGAGGAGGTGCA GGAGAAAGTGCAGCCAAATAGTATCATCACCAAGACATTGATACTTCTGCCCTTGCTGGCAAATAACCGTGAGAAACGGGGCATAGCACTCGATGGAAAGTTAAAGGATGAAGACACCAACTTGGCTTCCAGTACCAT TATTAAGGATGGGATAGACAAGACAGTGCTGGGGATTCTGGTTGCCTACAAGGTGAAGGTGAAGCTCATTGTCTCAGG CATGCTGGGAGATCTCACCTCCAG TGAAGTCAGCACAGAGCTGCCATTCCGTCTCATGCACCCCAAGCCTGAGGAACCGAACATAAGAG cagaaGAATCTCCTCCTGAGCAGGGAAGAGACCTGAACTGA
- the SAG gene encoding S-arrestin isoform X4, whose product MSCAESHKVATPSSISLKNTSPSQSHVVYKKMSRDKAVTIYLGKRDFIDHIDGVEPVDGVLLVDPEIVKGKKVYVTLTCAFRYGQEDIDVMGLTFRKDLFFSRLQLYPPVEKWESLSQLQECLMKKLGNNAYPFVLTFPDYLPCSVSLQPAPHDVGKCCGVDFEVKAFCTENVEERIPKRNFVRLLIRKVQYAPEEPGPQPQAETTWQFFMSSKPLHLRARLSKEVFYHGEPIPVTVTVTNNTEKTVKKIRVLVEQVANVVLYSSDYYTKVVAMEEVQEKVQPNSIITKTLILLPLLANNREKRGIALDGKLKDEDTNLASSTIIKDGIDKTVLGILVAYKVKVKLIVSGMLGDLTSSEVSTELPFRLMHPKPEEPNIREESPPEQGRDLN is encoded by the exons ATGAGTTGTGCTGAGTCTCATAAGGTGGCTACTCCTTCCTCAATTTCTCTGAAGAACACCAGTCCCTCTCAATCACATGTTGTCTACAAGAAGATGTCCCGTGATAAGGCT GTGACTATCTATCTGGGAAAACGAGACTTCATTGACCACATAGATGGCGTGGAACCTGTAG ATGGTGTCTTGTTAGTGGATCCCGAGATCGTCAAGGGGAAGAAGG TGTATGTGACTCTGACCTGTGCTTTCCGGTATGGCCAAGAAGACATTGATGTGATGGGTCTGACCTTCCGAAAGGATCTTTTTTTCTCTAGGTTACAGTTGTACCCACCAGTGGAAAAATGGGAATCTCTCTCCCAATTGCAGGAATGTCTGATGAAGAAGCTGGGGAACAATGCTTACCCCTTTGTTTTAACA ttTCCAGACTATCTGCCCTGTTCAGTCTCCCTGCAACCAGCCCCTCATGATGTTGGGAAG TGCTGCGGGGTGGACTTTGAGGTGAAAGCTTTCTGTACAGAGAACGTGGAAGAGCGAATTCCCAAAAG GAACTTTGTGCGCCTGTTGATCCGTAAAGTACAGTATGCCCCAGAAGAGCCAGGACCCCAACCTCAAGCTGAGACCACCTGGCAGTTTTTCATGTCCAGCAAGCCACTGCACCTGAGAGCACGTCTGAGTAAAGAG GTGTTTTACCATGGTGAGCCCATTCCTGTCACTGTCACCGTGACCAACAATACAGAGAAAACAGTGAAGAAGATCAGAGTGCTGG TGGAGCAAGTTGCCAATGTGGTTTTGTACTCGAGTGACTATTACACGAAGGTGGTAGCAATGGAGGAGGTGCA GGAGAAAGTGCAGCCAAATAGTATCATCACCAAGACATTGATACTTCTGCCCTTGCTGGCAAATAACCGTGAGAAACGGGGCATAGCACTCGATGGAAAGTTAAAGGATGAAGACACCAACTTGGCTTCCAGTACCAT TATTAAGGATGGGATAGACAAGACAGTGCTGGGGATTCTGGTTGCCTACAAGGTGAAGGTGAAGCTCATTGTCTCAGG CATGCTGGGAGATCTCACCTCCAG TGAAGTCAGCACAGAGCTGCCATTCCGTCTCATGCACCCCAAGCCTGAGGAACCGAACATAAGAG aaGAATCTCCTCCTGAGCAGGGAAGAGACCTGAACTGA
- the SAG gene encoding S-arrestin isoform X5, with the protein MSCAESHKVATPSSISLKNTSPSQSHVVYKKMSRDKAVTIYLGKRDFIDHIDGVEPVDGVLLVDPEIVKGKKVYVTLTCAFRYGQEDIDVMGLTFRKDLFFSRLQLYPPVEKWESLSQLQECLMKKLGNNAYPFVLTFPDYLPCSVSLQPAPHDVGKCCGVDFEVKAFCTENVEERIPKRNFVRLLIRKVQYAPEEPGPQPQAETTWQFFMSSKPLHLRARLSKEVFYHGEPIPVTVTVTNNTEKTVKKIRVLVEQVANVVLYSSDYYTKVVAMEEVQEKVQPNSIITKTLILLPLLANNREKRGIALDGKLKDEDTNLASSTIIKDGIDKTVLGILVAYKVKVKLIVSGEVSTELPFRLMHPKPEEPNIRAEESPPEQGRDLN; encoded by the exons ATGAGTTGTGCTGAGTCTCATAAGGTGGCTACTCCTTCCTCAATTTCTCTGAAGAACACCAGTCCCTCTCAATCACATGTTGTCTACAAGAAGATGTCCCGTGATAAGGCT GTGACTATCTATCTGGGAAAACGAGACTTCATTGACCACATAGATGGCGTGGAACCTGTAG ATGGTGTCTTGTTAGTGGATCCCGAGATCGTCAAGGGGAAGAAGG TGTATGTGACTCTGACCTGTGCTTTCCGGTATGGCCAAGAAGACATTGATGTGATGGGTCTGACCTTCCGAAAGGATCTTTTTTTCTCTAGGTTACAGTTGTACCCACCAGTGGAAAAATGGGAATCTCTCTCCCAATTGCAGGAATGTCTGATGAAGAAGCTGGGGAACAATGCTTACCCCTTTGTTTTAACA ttTCCAGACTATCTGCCCTGTTCAGTCTCCCTGCAACCAGCCCCTCATGATGTTGGGAAG TGCTGCGGGGTGGACTTTGAGGTGAAAGCTTTCTGTACAGAGAACGTGGAAGAGCGAATTCCCAAAAG GAACTTTGTGCGCCTGTTGATCCGTAAAGTACAGTATGCCCCAGAAGAGCCAGGACCCCAACCTCAAGCTGAGACCACCTGGCAGTTTTTCATGTCCAGCAAGCCACTGCACCTGAGAGCACGTCTGAGTAAAGAG GTGTTTTACCATGGTGAGCCCATTCCTGTCACTGTCACCGTGACCAACAATACAGAGAAAACAGTGAAGAAGATCAGAGTGCTGG TGGAGCAAGTTGCCAATGTGGTTTTGTACTCGAGTGACTATTACACGAAGGTGGTAGCAATGGAGGAGGTGCA GGAGAAAGTGCAGCCAAATAGTATCATCACCAAGACATTGATACTTCTGCCCTTGCTGGCAAATAACCGTGAGAAACGGGGCATAGCACTCGATGGAAAGTTAAAGGATGAAGACACCAACTTGGCTTCCAGTACCAT TATTAAGGATGGGATAGACAAGACAGTGCTGGGGATTCTGGTTGCCTACAAGGTGAAGGTGAAGCTCATTGTCTCAGG TGAAGTCAGCACAGAGCTGCCATTCCGTCTCATGCACCCCAAGCCTGAGGAACCGAACATAAGAG cagaaGAATCTCCTCCTGAGCAGGGAAGAGACCTGAACTGA